Proteins from a single region of Aerococcus viridans:
- the rpsP gene encoding 30S ribosomal protein S16 — translation MAVKIRLKRMGSKRNPFYRIVAADARSPRDGRIIEKIGTYNPTTQPETIELDEALALKWLKDGAQPTDTVRDILSRQGVMKKHHENKLEAKAANK, via the coding sequence ATGGCAGTAAAAATTCGTTTAAAACGTATGGGATCTAAACGTAACCCATTCTACCGTATCGTTGCAGCAGACGCACGTTCACCACGTGATGGTCGTATCATTGAAAAAATTGGTACTTATAACCCAACAACTCAACCAGAAACTATTGAGTTAGATGAAGCGTTAGCTTTAAAATGGTTAAAAGATGGTGCGCAACCAACTGATACAGTTCGTGACATTTTATCTCGTCAAGGCGTTATGAAAAAACACCACGAAAACAAATTAGAAGCTAAAGCAGCTAACAAATAA
- a CDS encoding KH domain-containing protein: protein MPNIEDLLLTIVKPLVNHPDEIQLHIVDGDEFLEYHLLLHPDDVGRVIGKGGRVANAIRTIIYSVRVEGPKRIRLVIDREN, encoded by the coding sequence ATGCCAAATATTGAAGATTTATTGTTAACAATTGTAAAGCCATTGGTGAATCATCCTGATGAAATCCAATTGCACATTGTTGATGGAGATGAATTTTTAGAATACCATTTGTTGCTACATCCTGATGATGTTGGCCGGGTGATTGGCAAGGGTGGCCGCGTTGCAAATGCAATCCGCACCATTATCTATTCAGTTCGAGTAGAAGGACCAAAGAGAATTCGCTTGGTAATTGATAGAGAAAATTAA
- the rimM gene encoding ribosome maturation factor RimM (Essential for efficient processing of 16S rRNA): MVKIEGMAEEQYYLVGKIVNTQALRGEVRVMATTDFPEERFKIGATLAIFNGDKLVEMVEVDGHRLHKNFNLLHFKGKDNINDVEKFKGFDLKVAGTEREADELDENEFYYDDIIGLEVYTTDETYLGKVREITSLPSNDVWAIQRPNKGKDILIPYIEDIVLEIDLDDNRVVIDPMDGLIDDVDAEKGDA, encoded by the coding sequence ATGGTGAAGATTGAGGGCATGGCTGAAGAGCAGTATTATTTGGTCGGAAAAATCGTGAATACACAGGCTTTACGCGGTGAAGTGCGTGTGATGGCGACAACTGATTTCCCGGAAGAGCGCTTTAAAATAGGCGCGACTTTGGCGATTTTTAATGGCGACAAGTTGGTTGAAATGGTTGAGGTGGATGGTCACCGTCTGCATAAGAATTTCAATTTGTTGCATTTTAAGGGCAAGGACAATATTAATGATGTAGAAAAATTCAAAGGATTTGATTTGAAGGTTGCGGGCACTGAGCGCGAGGCGGACGAATTGGATGAGAATGAGTTTTATTATGATGATATTATTGGTCTAGAAGTCTATACGACTGATGAGACTTATCTAGGCAAGGTCCGGGAGATTACGTCACTACCGTCTAATGATGTTTGGGCTATTCAACGTCCAAATAAAGGGAAGGATATCTTGATTCCTTATATTGAAGATATTGTGTTAGAGATTGATCTGGATGATAACCGAGTTGTGATTGACCCGATGGACGGTCTGATTGATGATGTGGACGCGGAAAAGGGTGACGCCTAA
- the trmD gene encoding tRNA (guanosine(37)-N1)-methyltransferase TrmD, protein MQIDVLSLFPEMFEGPMNTSIIGKAQEKGVANIDVTDFRKFAVNKHGHVDDYPYGGGAGMLLRVDPINDALEEIEGKHPDTKKRVILMDPAGETFTQKHAESFAEDDHLIFICGHYEGYDERIRSYVTDEISVGDYVLTGGELGAMIVIDATVRLLEDAVGNEESITGDSFSTGLLEYPQYTRPAEYKGMTVPDVLMSGNHAKIADWKGKESLRRTYERRPDMLENYPLTDQQAKWLEEIKAETE, encoded by the coding sequence ATGCAGATTGATGTATTAAGCCTTTTTCCAGAGATGTTTGAAGGTCCAATGAACACGTCGATTATTGGGAAGGCCCAGGAAAAAGGAGTGGCCAATATTGATGTGACGGACTTTCGTAAATTTGCGGTCAATAAGCACGGGCATGTGGACGATTATCCTTATGGCGGTGGTGCTGGTATGTTATTGCGGGTTGACCCCATCAATGATGCCTTAGAAGAAATTGAGGGTAAACACCCTGATACTAAAAAACGGGTGATTTTGATGGACCCGGCTGGTGAAACTTTTACGCAGAAACATGCGGAATCATTTGCTGAAGATGACCATTTAATTTTTATTTGTGGCCACTACGAAGGCTATGACGAGCGTATTCGGTCATATGTGACCGATGAAATTTCGGTTGGAGACTATGTACTTACTGGTGGCGAATTAGGGGCTATGATTGTGATTGACGCTACTGTCCGCTTGCTTGAAGATGCGGTGGGTAACGAGGAATCGATTACGGGAGACTCCTTCTCTACTGGTTTGTTAGAGTATCCACAATATACCCGCCCGGCTGAATACAAAGGAATGACTGTGCCGGATGTATTGATGTCTGGTAACCATGCTAAGATTGCTGACTGGAAGGGGAAAGAATCCTTACGCCGGACCTATGAACGCCGGCCGGATATGTTAGAAAATTACCCCTTAACAGATCAACAAGCTAAATGGTTAGAAGAAATTAAAGCAGAAACTGAGTAG
- a CDS encoding DUF2188 domain-containing protein yields the protein MPWNMQDYPDNLKNFDEVERKKIIEIMNAMEAAGYKEEDLIPIAIQQGKEWYQNASDTEISEVKQATKPKKSDKHDTESANPDLMDEDVQVKFDHENAQWQVITVKAKRAAGTFDLKEDAMKRAKEIADNKGTKVIAYTKDGKRQ from the coding sequence ATGCCATGGAATATGCAAGATTATCCTGATAACTTAAAAAACTTTGATGAGGTTGAACGAAAGAAGATCATTGAGATCATGAATGCTATGGAAGCTGCGGGTTACAAAGAAGAAGATTTAATACCCATTGCAATCCAGCAAGGGAAAGAGTGGTACCAGAATGCTTCTGATACAGAGATTTCGGAAGTTAAACAGGCAACCAAACCCAAAAAGAGCGATAAGCATGATACTGAATCAGCCAATCCTGATTTGATGGATGAGGACGTTCAAGTGAAATTTGATCACGAGAATGCGCAATGGCAAGTGATTACCGTGAAGGCAAAACGCGCTGCGGGTACTTTTGATTTAAAAGAGGATGCTATGAAGCGGGCTAAGGAAATTGCTGATAACAAGGGGACAAAAGTAATTGCTTATACCAAGGATGGTAAGCGACAATAG
- a CDS encoding pyruvate kinase — translation MTNQKTQINNIYKDLYLEVSDLRKNVYKDGQQIYASWDPSTLREDFKEAALNFAYYVALRRRDIRSLQLKLGNLGLSSLGRLEGHVLATLDLVVYHLAKSANMPAVDIPEHMTKTSQGHGSTLDQLTNDFFGSGAEDRYSRIMVTMPNEAATDQDLVDQMVEAGLDVARINCAHDDVSTWRKMVENIHQAGKKYERDIKIFTDIAGPKVRIQAIYTTLQNPKLYEGDSFFLTSDTVLKDLYDCEIVLSCPIPEIIKDLKVDEAVSLDDGKILGKVQKTYPEGVKIRITQMASNGKKVKATKGINFPDRELNIPVLTDKDIDDLAFSKEAADVIGFSFVHDLDDVRHINQVMAEKVTEDQDKLATIKLETVSGFENLINIIIEANRYRPTGIMIARGDLAVEVGYLRLSVVQEEILWFCEAAQIPVIWATQVLESLVKSGVPSRAEISDVSMGARAECVMLNKGEHILEGINLLRSILEDIDEHQFKKTALMKQLNVAKTIFE, via the coding sequence ATGACAAACCAGAAAACGCAAATAAATAATATTTACAAAGATTTATATTTAGAAGTATCAGATTTACGTAAAAACGTCTATAAGGATGGCCAACAAATTTATGCCTCTTGGGATCCTTCCACCCTCCGTGAAGATTTTAAAGAAGCAGCCTTAAATTTTGCTTATTATGTTGCCCTTCGTCGCCGAGATATCCGCAGCCTACAATTAAAACTGGGAAATCTTGGTCTTTCTTCACTTGGTCGTCTCGAAGGCCATGTATTAGCTACCCTTGATTTAGTCGTTTATCATCTCGCCAAAAGTGCGAATATGCCTGCAGTTGACATTCCTGAACATATGACAAAAACCAGTCAAGGACACGGGTCTACACTTGACCAACTCACCAATGATTTCTTTGGCTCAGGTGCTGAGGATCGTTATTCCCGCATTATGGTGACTATGCCCAATGAAGCCGCCACTGACCAAGACCTAGTTGATCAAATGGTAGAGGCAGGTTTAGACGTAGCCCGTATTAACTGTGCCCATGATGATGTATCTACTTGGCGGAAAATGGTTGAAAATATTCATCAAGCTGGCAAGAAATACGAGCGTGACATTAAAATTTTTACCGACATTGCTGGTCCTAAAGTACGAATTCAAGCCATCTATACCACCCTGCAAAACCCCAAGCTCTATGAGGGAGATAGTTTTTTCCTCACAAGCGATACGGTATTAAAGGATTTGTATGATTGTGAAATTGTCTTATCTTGTCCAATTCCAGAAATTATTAAAGATTTAAAGGTTGATGAGGCGGTGTCACTTGATGATGGTAAAATTCTAGGTAAAGTCCAAAAAACTTACCCTGAAGGAGTAAAAATTCGCATCACCCAAATGGCATCAAACGGTAAGAAAGTGAAAGCCACGAAAGGCATCAACTTCCCTGATCGTGAGTTAAATATCCCTGTATTAACCGATAAAGATATCGATGATTTGGCTTTTTCTAAAGAAGCTGCTGACGTTATCGGCTTCTCCTTCGTCCACGACTTGGACGACGTTCGTCATATCAATCAAGTAATGGCAGAAAAAGTAACCGAAGACCAAGATAAACTGGCGACGATCAAACTAGAAACCGTCTCTGGTTTTGAGAACCTCATCAATATTATTATCGAAGCAAACCGCTACCGACCAACAGGCATTATGATCGCTAGAGGAGACTTAGCTGTGGAAGTTGGCTATCTACGACTATCTGTTGTCCAAGAAGAAATTCTTTGGTTCTGCGAGGCTGCACAAATCCCTGTAATTTGGGCCACTCAGGTCCTGGAATCCTTGGTAAAATCAGGTGTACCTTCACGTGCTGAAATTTCGGATGTATCTATGGGGGCACGAGCTGAATGTGTCATGTTAAATAAAGGTGAGCATATCCTCGAAGGGATCAATCTCTTACGGTCAATTTTAGAAGACATTGATGAACACCAATTCAAAAAGACAGCCTTAATGAAGCAACTAAACGTAGCCAAAACCATTTTCGAATAA
- the rplS gene encoding 50S ribosomal protein L19: MSNLIDQITSEQLRNDVPDFRPGDTVRVHAKVVEGERERIQLFDGVVIQRRGAGISETYTVRKISNGVGVERTFPVHTPRVAKIEVLREGKVRRAKLFYLRDLHGKAARIPERRRKQK, encoded by the coding sequence ATGAGTAATTTAATTGATCAAATCACTTCAGAACAACTACGTAACGATGTACCTGACTTCCGTCCTGGTGACACTGTTCGTGTACACGCGAAAGTTGTTGAGGGTGAACGCGAACGTATCCAGTTATTTGACGGTGTTGTTATCCAACGTCGTGGTGCTGGTATCAGCGAAACTTACACAGTTCGTAAAATTTCAAACGGTGTTGGTGTTGAACGTACTTTCCCAGTACACACGCCACGCGTAGCTAAAATTGAAGTATTACGTGAAGGTAAAGTTCGTCGTGCTAAATTGTTCTACTTACGTGACTTACATGGTAAAGCTGCACGTATCCCAGAACGTCGCCGTAAACAAAAATAA
- a CDS encoding ClC family H(+)/Cl(-) exchange transporter, which translates to MSKKGMILMHEGRLNYRLGLLSVVTGVIVGIVLSGFRLAIPAIMHVVEGVLVWGQTSIWHSIGFVLLFAVIGCIVAWTAKQEPMIGGSGIPQIAGKLSGKLNFSWASVLFYKLLGGLLAIGSGLTLGREGPSVQIGASIGQGVAEVSKSSKASTKYLIVGAAGAGLSTAFNAPVSGIIFCLEELLKKVTRRGFLSATLTIITASLVSIALIGDDAAITIPQALHVEMATYPYLLILGALLGLSGVLFNKVILWSKAIYGKWTAPTFWKMVFPFVLTALVLLMDVRLIGSGEELILLPFLDNPGLLTLLYLFLAKLVLLGVAFGSGIPGGIFFPLLSIGALVGNLYTSGLYELGLVDAYTITVFTVIAMSAHFAAIVRAPLTGIFLILEMTGGSIQYLLPIAIVTYIAYFVAEVCQSEPIYESLLGLMVSD; encoded by the coding sequence TTGTCAAAGAAGGGTATGATATTGATGCATGAAGGACGATTGAATTATCGTTTGGGTTTATTGTCGGTCGTAACTGGGGTTATCGTGGGAATTGTGTTGTCTGGATTTCGACTGGCTATTCCAGCAATCATGCATGTGGTTGAGGGTGTTTTGGTCTGGGGACAGACTTCGATTTGGCACAGCATCGGCTTTGTTTTGTTGTTTGCGGTTATCGGCTGCATTGTGGCTTGGACAGCTAAGCAGGAACCTATGATTGGTGGGTCAGGTATTCCACAAATTGCCGGGAAATTAAGCGGTAAGCTCAATTTTTCATGGGCATCGGTCTTATTTTATAAATTATTAGGTGGTTTATTGGCTATCGGATCAGGTTTGACGCTTGGGCGTGAAGGTCCTTCTGTTCAAATCGGTGCTTCAATCGGGCAAGGGGTGGCAGAAGTAAGCAAATCTTCTAAAGCGTCTACGAAATACTTGATTGTTGGCGCAGCAGGTGCCGGTTTATCCACTGCTTTTAATGCCCCTGTTTCAGGTATTATTTTCTGCTTAGAGGAATTATTAAAGAAGGTTACCCGTCGTGGATTTTTGTCTGCCACTCTAACGATAATTACAGCATCTTTAGTATCGATAGCACTGATTGGAGATGATGCTGCTATCACTATTCCTCAAGCTTTACATGTGGAAATGGCTACTTACCCGTATCTACTTATTTTAGGGGCCTTGTTAGGTTTATCAGGTGTACTTTTTAATAAAGTTATCTTATGGTCTAAAGCTATATATGGTAAATGGACTGCACCTACTTTTTGGAAAATGGTTTTTCCCTTTGTGCTAACGGCACTTGTACTTTTGATGGATGTGCGGTTAATCGGGTCAGGCGAAGAACTCATTTTGCTACCATTTTTAGATAATCCGGGTCTGTTGACCTTGCTCTATCTATTCCTGGCAAAACTAGTTCTGCTCGGTGTGGCATTCGGGTCAGGCATACCAGGCGGTATCTTTTTCCCATTATTATCAATTGGGGCGCTGGTCGGCAACTTGTACACCAGTGGCTTGTATGAATTGGGACTGGTGGACGCATACACAATCACGGTTTTCACGGTCATTGCCATGTCAGCCCACTTCGCAGCGATTGTCCGCGCACCATTAACGGGTATTTTTCTAATATTAGAAATGACAGGGGGATCTATCCAGTATTTACTCCCAATTGCCATCGTCACTTATATCGCTTATTTCGTGGCAGAAGTCTGCCAATCTGAGCCTATATACGAATCGTTATTAGGGTTGATGGTGAGTGATTGA